From the Sphingomonas aliaeris genome, one window contains:
- a CDS encoding Lrp/AsnC ligand binding domain-containing protein, producing the protein MSSSHRLDALDRRILRALQEDGRMSNLALARAVGLTPTPCQERVRRLERDGFITGYAARLDPTRLDLGLTVFVQVTLDRTTTDVFGSFATSIQSFASITECHMVAGGFDYLLKIRCRDMADYRRILGEELGSIAGIAQTHTYAVMEEIKTETALPV; encoded by the coding sequence ATGTCATCATCCCACCGCCTCGACGCCCTCGATCGTCGCATCCTCCGCGCGCTGCAAGAGGACGGTAGGATGTCGAACCTGGCACTGGCCCGCGCGGTCGGGCTGACGCCGACCCCGTGCCAGGAACGCGTGCGGCGGCTCGAACGTGACGGCTTTATCACCGGCTATGCCGCGCGGCTCGATCCGACACGGCTGGATCTCGGGCTGACAGTGTTCGTGCAGGTCACGCTGGACCGCACGACGACGGATGTGTTCGGCAGCTTCGCGACGTCGATCCAGTCCTTCGCATCGATTACCGAATGCCACATGGTCGCGGGCGGGTTCGATTATCTGCTCAAGATCCGCTGCCGCGACATGGCAGATTACCGCCGCATTCTGGGAGAGGAACTGGGATCGATCGCCGGCATCGCGCAGACTCACACCTATGCTGTAATGGAGGAAATCAAGACGGAGACGGCTTTGCCGGTCTGA